One Brassica napus cultivar Da-Ae chromosome A5, Da-Ae, whole genome shotgun sequence DNA window includes the following coding sequences:
- the LOC125609558 gene encoding probable cysteine protease RD21C, whose translation MSTPIKFTTLALVTLSVLLASSSLGVVTAKEDHRNSEEVKMFERWLVENHKNYNGLGEKDKRFEIFMDNVKFVQEHNSVPNQSYELGLTRFADLTNEEFRAIYLRSKMERTRDSVKSERYLHNVGDKLPDEVDWRAKGAVVPVKDQGSCGSCWAFSAIGAVEGINQIKTGELVSLSEQELVDCDTSYNNGCGGGLMDYAFQFIISNGGIDTEEDYPYTATDDNICNTDKKNTRVVTIDGYEDVPENENSLKKALANQPISVAIEAGGRAFQLYKSGVFTGTCGTALDHGVVAVGYGTSEGQDYWIIRNSWGSNWGESGYIKLERNIKDSSGKCGVAMMASYPTKSSGSNPPKPPPPAPVVCDKSYNCPAKSTCCCLYEYKGKCYSWGCCPLESATCCEDGSSCCPQAYPVCDLKAGTCRMKANSPLSVKALTRGPATATTKATNVLVSSA comes from the exons ATGTCTACTCCAATCAAATTCACAACCCTAGCTCTCGTGACCCTCTCGGTGTTACTAGCTTCCTCCTCTCTCGGCGTCGTCACGGCGAAGGAGGATCATCGGAACTCTGAGGAAGTGAAGATGTTCGAGCGGTGgctagtggagaatcacaagaaCTACAATGGTCTAGGAGAGAAGGATAAACGGTTCGAAATCTTCATGGACAACGTGAAGTTCGTGCAAGAGCACAACTCTGTCCCGAACCAGAGCTACGAACTCGGGTTGACCCGGTTCGCCGATCTGACCAACGAAGAGTTTCGAGCCATTTACTTGAGGAGTAAGATGGAGAGGACCAGAGACTCGGTGAAGTCAGAGAGGTATCTACATAACGTTGGAGATAAGTTGCCTGATGAAGTTGACTGGAGAGCCAAAGGCGCCGTTGTTCCGGTCAAAGATCAAGGATCCTGTG GAAGTTGTTGGGCGTTTTCGGCGATTGGAGCGGTTGAAGGGATAAACCAGATCAAGACAGGGGAGTTAGTGTCTCTGTCGGAGCAAGAACTTGTTGATTGTGACACAAGTTACAATAATGGATGTGGTGGTGGTCTCATGGACTATGCTTTTCAGTTCATTATTAGCAATGGTGGTATTGATACTGAGGAAGATTACCCTTATACCGCTACTGATGATAACATATGCAATACCGATAAG AAGAACACTCGTGTTGTTACCATCGATGGTTATGAGGATGTTCCTGAAAACGAGAATTCATTGAAGAAAGCTCTTGCTAATCAACCTATTAGTGTTGCCATTGAAGCTGGTGGCCGAGCTTTCCAGCTTTACAAATCA GGAGTGTTTACAGGAACATGTGGAACAGCTTTGGACCATGGTGTGGTAGCCGTGGGATACGGAACCTCAGAAGGTCAAGACTACTGGATTATTCGTAACTCATGGGGGTCAAACTGGGGCGAAAGCGGATACATTAAGCTCGAACGTAACATTAAAGATTCGTCAGGGAAATGTGGTGTGGCAATGATGGCTTCTTACCCTACCAAATCATCAGGCTCAAACCCACCAAAACCACCACCACCTGCACCAGTTGTTTGTGACAAGTCTTACAATTGTCCAGCCAAGTCTACTTGTTGTTGTCTCTATGAGTACAAAGGAAAATGTTACAGCTGGGGATGTTGTCCGCTAGAGTCAGCAACTTGCTGCGAGGATGGTTCTAGCTGCTGCCCTCAGGCGTACCCTGTCTGTGACTTGAAGGCTGGTACTTGTAGAATG AAGGCAAACAGTCCGTTAAGCGTAAAAGCTTTGACCCGAGGCCCAGCGACTGCGACCACGAAGGCTACTAACGTGCTTGTGAGCAGCGCTTGA